The following coding sequences lie in one Acidimicrobiia bacterium genomic window:
- a CDS encoding TM0106 family RecB-like putative nuclease, with the protein MAPSGWRWATGPSTRLRPIQTTRPSLCSPMWRPASPMAESTMSPSVIGIPLPKRGAPSACGTPALPSGTAIWATPRSSNSPPAPSLLQRPAGDDPTPTGVLMDNPNGILVVNASDLVGHLACGHLTELNLKVLADSRRAPLRADPDLDLLQQRGLAHEAAYLAHLHAEGLGVVEIAEPTQNPDHLAALREREAATVAAMRDGADVVFQGTFLDDTATVAWRGHVDFLRRVERPSDLGAFGYEPEDTKLARHVKPSAVLQLCHYAEQVERIQGVAAQHIHVVLGGQNRETIRLADVAAYYRAARERFLRALAEARVTYPLPVSHCDVCRWIEVCETRWHTDDHLSGVAGLRNEQARRLEAAGITTGAALAASPVGLRIAGIGVGTLARLQQQARLQAARVEGQPPPVELARPLEPARGLALLPTPNPGDLYYDIEGDPFVGHGGIEYLHGIATIQNDALAFQPFWGHDPAGERHAFEQLVDFIVERRRLSPNLHVYHYAPYEITALRKLMGRYGTREAEVDDLLRGNVFVDLYRVVRQGLVIGSPSYSLKKLEPLYMPARTGAITNAGSSIVEYERWLQTGDQQILDNIEAYNRDDVESTWLLHRWLEARRAEAVAGGDTLEHLEIQEQHQPDDAGDPRARDAEATTAQLIDQLLDGIADPPRSGTAATAVTSDVTVADRAARGLMAHLLRWHQREAKPAWWNYFDRVQYSDDADLRADTEAIAGLTVVGSPQHDGQSFIWTYKFDADQEHKLDVGSAVLDPEVERQNMSSVVRVPGPGRLVSLDSVDGLLCLRRGVNSIAPHPRALIPGKPISTNEQRASLQRVAVALLNHGVHGPGPVAAGRRLLGRLAPRIERQPPAQALRAVGESAEDAAVRLVAGLDQSHLPIQGPPGAGKTFTAAQAVVALVAAGRTVGITAHSHSVISHLLDRVMDEAAEQGIKVRAMQRTTNGAIRSTRDGVIAAFHIADVEQALAAETVDVVAGTGWLFARQAMANSVHTLVVDEAGQLSLANVIAVAPAAENLVLVGDPCQLAQPSQGVHPLGAEASGLDHLLAGEATVPEHLGLFLDRTWRLHPGICTFISEQFYDQRLAPKDHCATRSVDDGPVVGGTGLRWAPVGHEGNRVSAPDEAVAVARIVGELLGRPWTDEHGTRQPLTLTDILVVAPYNAQVRLLSHTLPPGARVGTVDRFQGQEAAVVVVSLTASSAQAVPRGMEFLYSRHRINVAVSRAQALCIMVGSPALLAAPCRSLEQMRLVNALCRYVELAEEISLPPAPI; encoded by the coding sequence ATGGCACCCTCCGGGTGGCGGTGGGCCACGGGGCCATCGACACGCTTGCGCCCAATCCAAACGACCCGGCCCTCATTGTGCTCGCCGATGTGGAGGCCAGCATCGCCGATGGCCGAATCCACTATGTCGCCCTCGGTGATCGGCATTCCACTACCGAAGCGGGGGGCACCAAGCGCGTGTGGTACGCCGGCGCTCCCGAGCGGTACAGCGATCTGGGCAACGCCACGGTCATCCAACTCCCCTCCGGCTCCGTCGCTCTTGCAGAGACCCGCCGGTGACGACCCCACACCAACCGGAGTCCTGATGGATAACCCCAACGGGATACTGGTGGTGAACGCCTCTGACCTGGTGGGCCACCTCGCCTGCGGCCACCTCACCGAATTGAACCTCAAGGTCCTCGCCGACTCCCGCCGCGCCCCCCTTCGCGCCGACCCCGACCTCGACTTGCTGCAACAACGCGGCCTCGCCCACGAAGCCGCCTACCTCGCCCACCTACACGCCGAGGGATTGGGGGTGGTGGAGATCGCCGAACCCACCCAGAACCCCGACCACCTCGCCGCACTGCGCGAACGCGAGGCCGCCACCGTGGCGGCGATGAGGGACGGCGCCGACGTGGTCTTCCAGGGAACCTTCCTCGACGACACCGCAACGGTGGCATGGCGCGGGCACGTCGACTTCCTCCGCCGAGTGGAGCGACCGAGTGATCTCGGCGCGTTCGGCTACGAACCGGAAGACACCAAACTCGCCCGTCACGTGAAACCTTCCGCGGTCCTGCAGTTGTGCCACTACGCCGAACAGGTGGAACGCATCCAGGGCGTGGCCGCCCAACACATCCATGTGGTGCTCGGTGGCCAGAACCGCGAGACGATTCGCCTCGCCGACGTGGCCGCCTACTACCGAGCCGCCCGGGAGCGGTTTCTGCGGGCACTGGCGGAAGCCCGGGTCACCTATCCGCTTCCGGTCAGCCATTGCGACGTGTGCCGTTGGATCGAGGTGTGTGAGACGCGTTGGCACACCGACGATCACCTCTCGGGCGTGGCCGGGCTCCGCAACGAGCAAGCCCGCCGCCTCGAGGCCGCCGGCATCACCACCGGGGCGGCGTTAGCGGCGAGCCCCGTGGGCCTGCGCATCGCCGGCATCGGCGTGGGCACCCTGGCCCGATTGCAGCAGCAGGCCCGCCTACAGGCCGCCCGCGTCGAGGGCCAGCCGCCTCCGGTGGAACTGGCGCGGCCGCTCGAGCCAGCGCGCGGCCTCGCTCTGTTGCCCACTCCCAACCCCGGCGATTTGTACTACGACATCGAAGGCGACCCCTTCGTGGGGCACGGCGGAATCGAATACCTCCACGGGATCGCCACGATCCAGAACGATGCCCTCGCGTTCCAACCGTTCTGGGGCCACGACCCCGCCGGAGAACGCCATGCCTTCGAACAACTCGTGGACTTCATTGTTGAGCGCCGTCGTCTTTCTCCGAACCTGCACGTGTACCACTACGCCCCCTACGAGATCACCGCTTTGCGCAAGCTGATGGGCCGGTACGGCACCCGGGAAGCGGAAGTAGACGACCTTTTGCGCGGCAACGTGTTCGTGGACCTCTACCGGGTTGTGCGCCAGGGACTGGTGATCGGCTCGCCGTCGTATTCGCTGAAGAAACTCGAGCCGCTCTACATGCCCGCCCGCACCGGGGCGATCACGAACGCGGGCTCGAGCATCGTCGAGTACGAACGCTGGCTCCAGACCGGCGATCAGCAGATCCTCGACAACATCGAGGCCTACAACCGCGACGATGTGGAATCCACGTGGCTTCTGCACCGTTGGCTGGAAGCCCGCCGCGCCGAGGCCGTGGCGGGCGGCGACACGCTCGAACACCTCGAGATTCAGGAACAACACCAACCCGACGACGCCGGTGACCCCCGTGCTCGCGATGCGGAAGCCACCACCGCCCAACTCATCGACCAACTGCTCGACGGCATTGCCGATCCGCCCCGCAGCGGCACGGCGGCCACCGCCGTCACCAGTGATGTCACCGTGGCTGATCGGGCGGCCCGCGGGCTGATGGCGCACCTGTTGCGGTGGCACCAGCGCGAGGCCAAGCCCGCTTGGTGGAACTATTTCGATCGCGTGCAGTACAGCGACGACGCCGACCTGCGGGCCGACACCGAAGCCATCGCCGGGCTCACGGTGGTGGGCTCACCGCAACACGATGGGCAGTCGTTCATCTGGACCTACAAGTTCGACGCCGATCAGGAGCACAAACTCGACGTCGGCTCGGCGGTCCTGGATCCCGAGGTGGAGCGCCAAAACATGAGCTCGGTCGTACGGGTGCCGGGCCCGGGGAGGCTCGTGTCGCTGGATTCAGTCGACGGGCTGCTGTGCCTCCGACGCGGCGTGAACTCCATCGCTCCCCATCCCCGGGCCCTGATCCCCGGCAAGCCGATCTCTACCAATGAGCAACGAGCCTCGTTGCAGCGAGTGGCCGTTGCGCTGCTCAACCACGGTGTCCACGGCCCCGGTCCCGTGGCCGCCGGTCGGCGGCTTCTCGGTCGCCTCGCGCCCCGCATCGAGCGCCAACCGCCCGCCCAGGCCCTTCGCGCCGTCGGTGAGTCCGCCGAGGATGCCGCCGTTCGGCTGGTGGCTGGCCTAGATCAATCCCACCTGCCGATCCAGGGGCCGCCCGGCGCCGGTAAAACCTTCACCGCCGCCCAGGCTGTCGTGGCGCTCGTGGCAGCAGGCCGGACGGTGGGGATCACCGCCCACAGCCACAGCGTGATCAGTCACCTCCTCGACCGTGTGATGGATGAGGCCGCCGAACAGGGCATCAAGGTGCGGGCGATGCAGCGCACGACAAACGGTGCCATTCGCTCCACCAGAGACGGCGTCATCGCCGCCTTCCACATCGCCGATGTGGAGCAGGCACTGGCGGCCGAAACCGTGGATGTGGTGGCCGGTACCGGCTGGCTGTTCGCTCGCCAGGCAATGGCCAACTCGGTCCACACGCTGGTGGTCGACGAAGCCGGCCAACTATCACTGGCGAATGTGATCGCCGTGGCGCCTGCCGCCGAAAACCTCGTGCTGGTGGGCGACCCCTGCCAACTGGCCCAGCCCTCCCAGGGCGTGCACCCGCTCGGCGCCGAGGCTTCGGGCCTGGATCACCTCCTGGCGGGCGAGGCCACCGTTCCCGAGCATCTCGGACTCTTCCTCGACCGCACCTGGCGTCTCCATCCCGGCATTTGCACCTTCATCTCCGAACAGTTCTACGACCAGCGCCTGGCGCCCAAGGATCACTGTGCCACCCGTTCAGTCGACGACGGCCCCGTAGTGGGCGGCACCGGTCTCCGCTGGGCACCAGTAGGGCACGAAGGCAACCGTGTCTCCGCCCCGGATGAAGCCGTTGCCGTGGCCCGCATCGTGGGGGAACTCCTGGGGCGCCCCTGGACCGACGAGCACGGCACCCGCCAACCCCTCACGCTGACCGACATCCTGGTGGTGGCCCCCTACAACGCTCAGGTCCGACTTCTTAGTCACACGCTCCCCCCCGGGGCGCGAGTGGGCACGGTCGACCGCTTCCAAGGCCAGGAAGCCGCCGTGGTGGTGGTGTCTCTCACGGCGTCGAGCGCCCAGGCCGTGCCCCGCGGCATGGAATTCCTCTATTCGCGGCACCGGATCAACGTGGCCGTGTCTCGGGCCCAAGCGCTCTGCATCATGGTGGGCAGCCCGGCCCTGCTCGCCGCGCCGTGCCGTAGCCTGGAACAGATGCGCCTGGTGAATGCCCTGTGCCGCTACGTCGAACTGGCCGAGGAGATTTCTCTCCCCCCGGCACCGATCTGA
- a CDS encoding NAD(P)/FAD-dependent oxidoreductase: MAALEKEALRQKYALERDKRRRPDGNDQYLELKGQLAHYAQDPYMPLVPRAPRTDHVTVAFIGGGFAGLVTGARLTEAGVGDVRIIEKGGDFGGTWYWNRYPGAQCDTASFVYLPLLEATGHMPTEKYAHGPEILEHCQRIGTQFNLYGNSLFHTEVTHVEWDGERSVWIIRTNRDDDFTAQFLGMGTGPLHVPKLPGIPGIEDFEGHSFHTSRWDYDYTGGDPSGSLMTNLADQRVAIIGTGATSVQCVPHLAKACRELRVVQRTPSSVDVRANHPIDPAWFATINTPGWQDRWLHNFTANQTGGMVEEDLVMDGWTDLARRVRSKMMSLPAEEFTPEGMLAAYEDSDFEKMSEIRNRVDEIVQDPETAQQLKAWYGQLCKRPCFHDDYLAAFNEPGTHLLDTDGQGVERITAGGVVVSGVEYPVDCIIYASGFEVGRDHTRRAGYDIIGRDGLRLSDYWADGMRTMHGTHVHGFPNAFFVQPTQGANLISNVPHNLTEAGQTIALIVAQALAGGHDEVEVTQAAEDSWIELLLSGPGGFGILGSPDCTPGYYNNEGQPRAQDAQLLVGYPLGASAYFEYLEQWRTTGTFEGLEFR, translated from the coding sequence ATGGCTGCGCTGGAGAAGGAAGCCCTCAGGCAGAAGTACGCCCTGGAGCGAGACAAGCGCCGTCGCCCCGATGGTAACGATCAGTATCTGGAACTGAAGGGCCAACTGGCCCACTACGCCCAGGACCCGTACATGCCATTGGTGCCGCGAGCCCCCCGCACGGACCACGTAACCGTGGCCTTCATCGGTGGAGGCTTCGCCGGCTTGGTGACGGGGGCGCGGCTCACCGAAGCGGGCGTCGGGGACGTGCGCATCATCGAGAAAGGCGGCGACTTCGGCGGCACGTGGTACTGGAATCGTTACCCCGGAGCGCAGTGCGACACGGCCAGTTTCGTCTACCTGCCCCTTCTTGAGGCCACCGGGCACATGCCCACCGAGAAGTACGCCCACGGCCCGGAGATCCTCGAGCACTGCCAGCGGATCGGCACCCAGTTCAACCTCTACGGCAACTCGCTCTTCCATACCGAGGTCACCCACGTGGAGTGGGATGGCGAGCGTTCCGTGTGGATCATCCGCACCAATCGCGACGACGACTTCACCGCCCAGTTCCTCGGTATGGGCACTGGCCCGCTGCACGTTCCCAAACTGCCCGGCATCCCCGGCATCGAAGACTTCGAGGGCCACTCGTTCCATACCAGCCGGTGGGACTACGACTACACCGGCGGCGATCCTTCCGGTTCCCTGATGACCAACTTGGCCGACCAGCGAGTGGCGATCATCGGCACCGGCGCCACCTCCGTGCAGTGTGTCCCCCACCTGGCCAAGGCGTGCCGGGAGCTGCGGGTGGTCCAGCGCACGCCATCGTCGGTGGATGTAAGGGCCAACCACCCGATCGATCCGGCATGGTTCGCCACCATCAACACCCCTGGATGGCAAGACCGTTGGCTCCACAACTTCACCGCCAACCAGACCGGCGGCATGGTGGAGGAGGACCTCGTGATGGACGGATGGACCGACCTCGCCCGCCGCGTGCGCAGCAAGATGATGAGCCTTCCCGCCGAGGAGTTCACCCCCGAGGGAATGCTGGCGGCCTACGAAGACTCCGACTTCGAGAAGATGAGCGAAATTCGCAACCGGGTGGACGAGATCGTGCAGGATCCGGAAACCGCCCAGCAGCTGAAGGCCTGGTACGGACAATTGTGCAAGCGGCCGTGCTTTCACGACGACTATCTCGCCGCCTTCAACGAGCCCGGCACCCACCTGCTCGACACCGACGGCCAGGGTGTGGAGCGCATCACCGCCGGCGGCGTGGTGGTGAGCGGGGTGGAATATCCGGTGGACTGCATCATTTACGCCTCGGGTTTCGAGGTGGGTCGCGACCACACCCGTCGGGCCGGCTACGACATCATCGGTCGCGATGGCCTCCGGCTCTCGGACTATTGGGCCGATGGCATGCGCACGATGCACGGAACCCATGTGCATGGCTTTCCCAACGCCTTTTTCGTGCAGCCCACGCAGGGAGCCAACCTGATCTCGAACGTGCCCCACAACCTCACCGAGGCGGGCCAGACCATCGCCCTGATCGTGGCTCAGGCTCTGGCGGGGGGCCATGACGAGGTGGAGGTAACCCAGGCGGCCGAGGACAGCTGGATTGAACTCCTCCTTTCGGGCCCGGGGGGCTTCGGCATCCTTGGTTCCCCCGACTGCACCCCGGGCTATTACAACAACGAGGGGCAGCCGCGGGCGCAAGACGCCCAACTGTTAGTGGGCTACCCCCTGGGGGCCAGCGCCTACTTCGAGTATCTCGAGCAATGGCGCACCACCGGTACCTTCGAGGGCCTCGAGTTCCGTTAG
- a CDS encoding SDR family oxidoreductase encodes PEGIRVNAVAPGLILTRMTEVMTQFDGLADPYLARTPMARWGSPEDVQPVVAFLASSAAAFVTGQTWNVDGGYSAT; translated from the coding sequence CCGGAGGGGATTCGGGTGAATGCGGTGGCACCGGGGCTGATCCTCACCCGCATGACTGAGGTGATGACCCAGTTCGACGGACTGGCCGATCCCTACCTGGCCCGCACCCCGATGGCCCGCTGGGGAAGCCCGGAGGATGTTCAGCCGGTCGTGGCCTTTCTGGCGTCGTCAGCGGCGGCGTTTGTCACCGGCCAGACCTGGAACGTCGACGGCGGTTACTCGGCCACCTGA
- a CDS encoding LLM class flavin-dependent oxidoreductase yields the protein MRFGIDVAQQRMPWDEVVSRVRFAEDLGFDGAWGFDHFQPMYGEGPGEAFDGVTTLAALSGLTSRIRLGLLVTGVTYRHPSIFATQMVTIDHASHGRLELSLGAAWHDKEHIELGIPFPSTSERFDLLEDTLEITTRLMTGEVVSYDGKLVSLRDAQVLPRPVQAPHPPIWIGGNGPRRTLPLVARYADVWHGFGTPNSMQDASRRIDELATAAGRDPATILRAGSLSLDDLDTAGRHAAKWRDAGYGYLVCGWPAGGRNQVEAFVRQVLPTIT from the coding sequence ATGCGCTTCGGGATCGATGTGGCCCAACAGCGGATGCCCTGGGATGAGGTGGTGTCTCGGGTGCGCTTCGCCGAGGATCTCGGCTTCGACGGAGCCTGGGGGTTCGACCACTTCCAGCCCATGTACGGCGAGGGCCCGGGGGAAGCCTTCGATGGTGTGACCACCCTGGCTGCCCTCAGCGGGCTCACCTCACGCATCCGGCTGGGGCTGCTCGTCACCGGCGTCACCTACCGACACCCGTCGATCTTTGCCACGCAGATGGTCACCATCGACCACGCGTCGCACGGGCGGCTCGAGTTGTCGCTGGGCGCGGCCTGGCACGACAAGGAGCACATCGAGCTCGGCATCCCGTTCCCGAGCACGAGCGAGCGCTTCGACCTGCTCGAGGACACGCTGGAGATCACCACGCGGTTGATGACCGGCGAGGTCGTGTCCTACGACGGCAAGCTCGTGTCGCTGCGCGACGCCCAGGTGCTCCCCCGCCCGGTGCAGGCGCCCCACCCGCCGATCTGGATCGGCGGCAACGGACCGAGGCGCACCCTGCCCCTGGTGGCTCGCTACGCGGACGTGTGGCACGGCTTCGGCACGCCGAACAGCATGCAGGACGCCTCCCGCCGGATCGACGAACTGGCCACGGCGGCGGGACGCGACCCCGCCACCATTCTGCGGGCCGGCTCACTATCGCTCGACGACCTCGACACCGCTGGTCGCCACGCCGCCAAGTGGCGCGACGCCGGCTACGGCTACCTGGTGTGCGGCTGGCCCGCGGGCGGCCGAAATCAAGTTGAGGCGTTCGTGCGCCAGGTGCTGCCCACCATCACGTAA
- a CDS encoding cupin domain-containing protein, which produces MSKRVILGPEERPESLKIGGFTVAVLASGHDTQGYEMFHTEGPAGTGPSPHSHPWDETFYVLNGPVTFGVGQEEIVAESGTFLNVPGDAIHWYRFGPETGSFVSVTSGTSAAPMYRDLAAIESPDKSLYIETAARHGQTRREDG; this is translated from the coding sequence ATGTCGAAGCGCGTGATCCTGGGGCCCGAGGAACGTCCTGAGTCGCTAAAGATCGGTGGGTTCACCGTTGCCGTGCTCGCCAGCGGCCACGATACGCAAGGCTACGAAATGTTCCATACCGAGGGCCCGGCTGGCACCGGTCCCAGCCCGCACTCGCATCCCTGGGACGAGACGTTCTATGTCCTCAACGGCCCGGTTACCTTCGGGGTAGGCCAGGAGGAGATCGTGGCGGAGTCGGGAACGTTCCTCAACGTGCCCGGCGATGCCATTCATTGGTATCGGTTTGGTCCGGAGACAGGGTCGTTCGTATCGGTCACTTCCGGAACATCTGCCGCGCCGATGTATCGGGATCTGGCCGCCATCGAATCGCCGGATAAAAGTCTCTACATTGAAACGGCGGCTCGTCACGGACAAACCCGGCGCGAAGACGGCTGA
- a CDS encoding HNH endonuclease, giving the protein MLPAGPGRMAMTDPQARTRAIWGSVAAVVALVAAAVVLSTNGNDSTVQANPSNTSVSPANPTTTHERIRSTTSTEARAVEPERPAIPGAFAVRPAVTGGLTTFGLGVFSIDTLLATLSVAPAGPETGYERSLFDHWIDADGNGCDTRGEVLRAESITPAQIDPVGCFVLAGDWLSIYDRYTTDDASELDVDHMVPLFEAWQSGAATWSSERRQAFANDLDHPGALVAVTQATNRSKGADDPARWQPPNRNAWCMYAADWITVKARWQLTADAAEISALRNMLRGCGTGTAAPTSLPVPVPIPAPAPMAAPPAAGGGCDPSYPTVCIPPAPPDLDCGDITFRRFVVRPPDPHRFDGRDKDGIGCES; this is encoded by the coding sequence ATGCTCCCGGCCGGGCCGGGACGCATGGCAATGACAGACCCCCAAGCGCGCACCCGAGCGATCTGGGGTTCGGTGGCGGCGGTGGTGGCGCTCGTGGCGGCGGCAGTGGTGCTGAGCACAAACGGCAATGACAGCACCGTGCAGGCCAACCCCAGCAACACCAGCGTTAGCCCGGCCAACCCGACCACCACCCACGAGCGGATCAGGAGCACCACCAGCACCGAAGCGAGGGCGGTGGAACCGGAGCGCCCGGCCATTCCTGGCGCGTTCGCCGTGCGCCCCGCCGTCACCGGCGGGCTCACCACCTTCGGCTTGGGGGTCTTCAGCATCGACACCCTGCTGGCCACCTTGTCGGTGGCTCCGGCGGGCCCGGAGACCGGCTACGAGCGGAGCCTGTTCGACCACTGGATCGACGCCGACGGCAACGGCTGCGACACCCGTGGCGAGGTACTGCGGGCCGAATCGATCACCCCGGCCCAGATCGATCCGGTGGGTTGCTTCGTGCTCGCTGGCGACTGGCTGTCCATCTACGACCGCTATACCACCGACGATGCCTCTGAATTGGACGTGGACCACATGGTGCCGCTGTTTGAGGCGTGGCAATCAGGGGCAGCAACGTGGTCGTCGGAGCGTCGTCAGGCCTTTGCCAACGACCTGGACCACCCCGGGGCCCTCGTGGCGGTGACCCAGGCCACCAACCGGTCCAAGGGGGCCGACGACCCGGCCCGGTGGCAACCGCCCAACCGCAATGCGTGGTGCATGTACGCCGCCGACTGGATCACGGTGAAGGCGCGGTGGCAACTCACCGCCGACGCGGCCGAAATCAGCGCGCTGCGCAACATGCTGCGGGGCTGCGGCACCGGCACCGCAGCACCGACGAGCCTGCCGGTGCCCGTTCCCATTCCGGCTCCTGCGCCCATGGCCGCTCCCCCTGCCGCCGGAGGCGGGTGCGATCCGTCCTACCCCACGGTGTGCATCCCCCCGGCGCCCCCGGACTTGGATTGCGGCGACATCACCTTCCGGCGTTTCGTGGTGCGCCCACCGGACCCTCACCGCTTCGATGGACGCGACAAGGACGGCATCGGCTGTGAGTCCTAG
- a CDS encoding DUF1990 domain-containing protein has protein sequence MLSLRRPDDAAIDAYRRNRLGMAVTGVVADQPAPGFRQERSTRVVGAGPDAFERGRAGLEQWVAHRNSGVEVFPAEVGITVGETVVVVTRQGGVWVTAACRIERVINEPATFGFVYATLPGHPECGYESFIVAQEDGVVRFHIDAVSKPGMLLVRLGGPVTRWLQRRATTGYLDAIEEWAQPAG, from the coding sequence ATGCTCTCGCTCCGCCGCCCTGATGATGCCGCCATCGATGCCTATCGCCGGAACCGGCTGGGGATGGCGGTCACCGGCGTGGTGGCGGACCAACCAGCCCCAGGGTTCCGGCAGGAGCGCAGCACTCGCGTGGTGGGAGCAGGACCCGACGCGTTCGAGCGCGGCCGGGCCGGGCTGGAACAGTGGGTGGCCCACCGCAATTCGGGCGTCGAAGTGTTTCCGGCAGAGGTGGGGATCACCGTAGGAGAGACGGTGGTCGTGGTGACGCGTCAAGGGGGCGTGTGGGTGACGGCGGCATGTCGAATCGAGCGGGTGATCAACGAACCGGCCACATTCGGATTCGTGTACGCCACGCTGCCGGGCCACCCCGAGTGCGGGTACGAGTCCTTCATCGTCGCCCAGGAAGACGGCGTGGTGCGGTTCCACATCGACGCGGTGTCGAAGCCCGGCATGCTCCTCGTGCGGCTGGGTGGCCCCGTGACGCGTTGGCTCCAACGCCGGGCCACCACCGGATACCTCGATGCCATCGAAGAGTGGGCCCAACCGGCGGGCTAA
- a CDS encoding cupin domain-containing protein, with amino-acid sequence MRYLRVFNDGDTTRFSDEDITFHDAVFAPPAPPLGVSAAFPAREMLFIQFPAGWSDPSHPSPARQWMVVLSGRGETTAGDETRSWHAGDAILLEDTAFPGHGTTILDDTVIAVVRL; translated from the coding sequence ATGCGCTATCTCCGTGTGTTCAACGACGGTGATACCACCCGATTCTCCGACGAAGACATCACCTTCCACGATGCCGTGTTCGCCCCGCCCGCCCCTCCGCTGGGGGTCTCGGCGGCCTTCCCGGCCCGGGAGATGTTGTTCATCCAGTTTCCGGCCGGTTGGAGCGATCCGTCGCACCCCTCACCGGCCCGGCAATGGATGGTCGTGCTCTCCGGGCGCGGTGAGACCACCGCCGGTGATGAGACCCGCTCGTGGCACGCCGGCGACGCCATCCTCCTCGAAGACACCGCCTTCCCGGGCCACGGCACCACCATTCTGGACGACACGGTGATCGCGGTCGTCCGCCTCTGA